In Streptomyces venezuelae, the sequence TGCCGCAGTGTGGCCAAGGGTGCTCGAAAAGCTCCTCGGGGAGGGACAGCCGGGGATCGAGCCCAAGGACAAGCAGTGGGTCGAGCGGTGCCAGCCCCTGGCGCTCGTCGCCGACACCGCGCTGCTGGCCGTCCCCAACGAGTGGGGCAAGCGCGTCCTCGAAGGCCGCCTGGCCCCGCTGATCAGTGACGCGCTCAGCCGGGAGTGCGGCCGCCCCATCCGGATCGCCATCACCGTCGACGACTCCGTCGGCGAGCCCGCACCCCCCGCCCCGCCCGTCCAGCAGCAGAACGGGTACGAGCCGTACGGCGGCCAGCGCTCCGGCGGCGGCCCCGGCGACGACCAGCTCCCCACCGCCCGCCCGGCCTACCCGGACTACCAGCAGCAGCGCCCCGAGCCCGGCGCCTGGCCCCGCGGCGGCCAGCAGGACGACTACGGCTGGCAGCAGCCGCGCCTCGGTGGTTTCCCCGAGCGCGATCCGTACGCCTCCCCGCAGCCCGGCTACCTCCAGCAGTCCGAGCCCTCCGGCTACGACCAGGGCTCCTACGAGCAGCAGAAGTACGAGCAGTCCGGGTACGAGGACCGTCAGCAGCACCAGTCCCATCAATACGAGCAGCAGCCGTACGAGCCCCAGCAGTACGAGCAGCCCGCGCCGCGCCAGGCTCCCGGCCGGCCCGCGGCGCCGCCGTCCCCGTCCGGCGGCTCCACGTCGGGCCCGCTGGAGCCGACCGCACGGCTGAACCCCAAGTACCTCTTCGACACCTTCGTCATCGGCGCCTCCAACCGCTTCGCGCACGCCGCGGCGGTGGCCGTCGCCGAGGCACCCGCGAAGGCCTACAACCCCCTTTTCGTCTACGGGGAGTCGGGCCTCGGCAAGACGCACCTGCTGCACGCCATCGGGCACTACGCGCGGAGCCTCTATCCCGGCACCCGGGTGCGGTACGTGAGCTCCGAGGAGTTCACCAACGAGTTCATCAACTCGATCCGCGACGGCAAGGGCGACGCGTTCCGCAAGCGCTACCGCGAGATGGACATCCTGCTCGTCGACGACATCCAGTTCCTGGCGAGCAAGGAGTCGACGCAGGAGGAGTTCTTCCACACCTTCAACACGCTCCACAACGCCAACAAGCAGATCGTGCTCTCGTCCGACCGGCCGCCCAAGCAGCTGGTCACCCTGGAGGACCGGCTCCGCAACCGCTTCGAGTGGGGCCTGATCACCGACGTCCAGCCGCCCGAGCTGGAGACCCGTATCGCGATCCTGCGCAAGAAGGCCGTCCAGGAGCAGCTCAACGCCCCGCCGGAGGTACTGGAGTTCATCGCCTCCCGTATCTCCCGCAACATCCGCGAGCTGGAGGGGGCGCTGATCAGGGTCACCGCCTTCGCGAGCCTCAACCGGCAGCCGGTCGACCTGGGCCTCACCGAGGACGTCCTGAAGAACCTGATCCCGGGCGGCGAGGACAGCGCGCCGGAGATCACCGCCTCGGACATCATGGCCGCCACCGCCGACTACTTCGGCCTGACCGTGGACGACCTGTGCGGCTCCTCGCGCAGCCGGGTCCTGGTCACCGCCCGGCAGATCGCCATGTACCTGTGCCGGGAGCTCACCGACCTCTCGCTGCCCAAGATCGGGGCGCAGTTCGGCGGCCGCGACCACACGACCGTCATGCACGCGGACCGCAAGATCCGCGCTCTGATGGCCGAGCGCCGCTCCATCTACAACCAGGTCACCGAGCTCACCAACCGCATCAAGAACGCCTGAGCACGGCCCCCCGGCACCCGGTTCGGGGCCGCTTCAGGGCCCTTCCACACGCTTCCAGAGGGCGCTCCCGGTCCACAACGGGGGCGCCCTTCGTCGTTCGCGCGCCCCTGACCTGTTCGAATACGCCCCCGGAGGAGCAACTCATCCACAGATTGGGAGACTTTCTTCCGTCCACAGCCTGGGGACGGGTCACGTCGCCCACAATCTGTCCACAGGCATGCGGGGTGAGGATCCATCAGGGCTGGTCAGACCCCTGTGGAATTGTGCACAAACGTCATCCACAGGCTGTGGACAAGTTTTTCGTCCACAGCCCTGTCCACGGCGTTGTCCACCGTCGGCCCACAGGTTTCCACGTCCTGTGCACAGGATGCGCGGTCTTCTCCACACCCTTGTCCACTGTTCGGCAACACACCACCCCCTCTCACCGCCCGGAGTGAAAGCCGTCACACGGATGTAGACGTTTGGCTTGTGGAGTACCGGGGGAAAGCTGGGGACACACCTGTGGAGTAATCGGGGTCACCTGGGGACAGCCTGTGCAGAACTTTTCGTTCTCCACAGGTACAGGGGGTTGTCCACCGGTGTCACCCACAGGGTCGGTGGATAAAAAACCAGGGTTGACCTGCGAGAACGGGCTTATCCACCGTTTCCACAGGCCCTACTACTACCCCCATAGAGAGTTAGGCCGGTTTCGGTTTTCAAGCGGGTCCTGTGCACAACTCGTCGATCGCCCGCCCCCACGCCTCGCTCCCGACTTGACCGCCAGCCGCACCGAGTGTCGGCGCCGTACGTCAGACTGGTCCCCGGCATCGGTCGAGGCATCGACGAGCCGACGACGAAGGCCGGCAGACGAGCGAGCAACAGCAGGAGGCGGTTCCGGTGAAGATCCGGGTGGAGCGCGACGTACTCGCGGAGGCGGTGGCTTGGGCCGCCCGTAGCCTCCCGGCCCGGCCGCCGGTGCCCGTTCTCGCGGGGCTGCTGCTGAAGGCCGAGGAGGGCACCCTGAGCCTCTCCGGCTTCGACTACGAGGTCTCGGCCCGGGTGTCCGTCGAGGCGGACGTCGAGGAGGACGGCACCGTCCTGGTCTCCGGCCGGCTGCTGGCGGACATCTGCCGCGCCCTCCCCAACCGCCCGGTGGAGATTTCCACAGACGGTGTACGGGCGACCGTGGTCTGCGGCTCCTCGCGCTTCACCCTCCACACCCTGCCTGTGGAGGAGTACCCGGCGCTGCCGCAGATGCCGACCGCGACCGGCACCGTCGCCGGCGAGGTCTTCGCCTCCGCCGCCAAGCAGGTGGCCACCGCCGCCGGCCGCGACGACACGCTGCCGGTGCTGACCGGTGTGCGCATCGAGATCGAGGGCGACCGCGTCACCCTGGCCTCCACCGACCGCTACCGCTTCGCGGTCCGCGAGTTCCTGTGGAAGCCGGAGAACCCGGACGCGTCCGCCGTGGCCCTGGTGCCCGCCAAGACGCTCCAGGAGATCGCCAACTCGCTGACCAGCGGTGACACCGTCACCCTGGCGCTGTCCGGCTCCGGTGCGGGCGAGGGCCTGATCGGTTTCGAGGGCGCCGGCCGCCGCACCACCACCCGGCTGCTCGAAGGCGACCTGCCCAAGTACCGGACGCTCTTCCCGACGGAGTTCAACTCCGTCGCCGTGATCGAGACCGCGCCCTTCGTCGAGGCCGTCAAGCGCGTGGCCCTGGTGGCCGAGCGCAACACCCCGGTCCGCCTGAGCTTCGAGCAGGGCGTGCTGATCCTGGAGGCCGGTTCCTCCGACGACGCACAGGCTGTGGAAAGGGTCGACGCGCAGCTCGACGGTGACGACATCTCGATCGCCTTCAACCCGACCTTCCTGCTGGACGGCCTGAGCGCGATCGCGTCCCCGGTGGCCCAGCTCAGCTTCACCACCTCGACCAAGCCCGCGCTGCTCAGCGGCCGCCCGGCGGTCGACGCGGAGGCCGACGAGGCCTACAAGTACCTGATCATGCCGGTCCGGCTGTCCGGCTGACGTTCCACCTGTCGACGGCGGGCCCGGTTTCGCACGCAGCGGACCGGGCCCGCCGTCGTCCACAGGCTGGGGAGGACGCCGGGAAAACCGGCAAACCCGGACCGGCCGCCATGGAGCGCCCGCAGGGCCCGCCGCCACGGCCCGGCGTAGGCTCGGATCCGGTGGGCGACCCCCTGCGCGTCCGGCGAGGACACGGCCGGGGAAGCCCCGGCAAAGACGGCCACAACGCTTAAGGAACCACCTGATGGAGCTTGGTCTCGTCGGTCTCGGCAAGATGGGCGGCAACATGCGCGAGCGCATCCGCCGCGCCGGCCACACCGTCATCGGATACGACCGCAACCCGGACCTCGCGGATGTCCACAGCCTGCAGGAGCTTGTGGACAGCCTGCAGGCCCCCCGCGTCGTGTGGGTCATGGTCCCGGCCGGTGCGGCCACGCAGTCCACGGTCGACGAGCTCGCCGAGCTGCTGTCGCCCGGTGACATCGTGGTCGACGGCGGCAACTCCCGCTGGACCGACGACGAGAAGCACGCCGAGGAGCTGAAGGCCAAGGGCATCGGATTCGTCGACTGCGGTGTCTCCGGCGGCGTGTGGGGCCTGGAGAACGGCTACGCGCTCATGTACGGCGGTGCCGCCGAGGACGTGGCCCGCGTACAGCCGGTCTTCGACGCCCTCAAGCCGGAGGGTGACTTCGGTGCCGTGCACGCGGGCAAGGTCGGCGCGGGCCACTTCGCCAAGATGGTCCACAACGGCATCGAGTACGCCATGATGCAGGCCTACGCCGAGGGCTGGGAGCTCCTGGAGAAGGTGGACTCGGTCACCGACGTCCGCGAGGTCTTCCGCTCCTGGCAGGAAGGCACCGTCATCCGCTCCTGGCTGCTGGACCTGGCCGTGAACGCCCTCGACGAGGACGAGCACCTGGAGCAGCTGCGCGGCTTTGCCCAGGACTCCGGCGAGGGACGCTGGACGGTGGAGGCGGCGATCGACAACGCCGTGCCGCTGCCCGCGATCACGGCGTCGCTCTTCGCCCGTTTCGCCTCGCGGCAGGACGACTCCCCGCAGATGAAGATGATCGCCGCGCTGCGCAACCAGTTCGGCGGCCACGCGGTCGAGAAGAAGTAGCACGTCCCAGCAGGGCGGCCCAGCCGCACAGCACCACAGCGAGCAGTTGGAAGCCGGGGGAGGTCGGCGCCGTATGCACGTTTCGCATCTCTCATTGGCCGACTTCCGCTCGTACGCCCGGGCCGAGGTTCCCCTCGACCCGGGCGTCACCGCTTTCGTGGGCCCCAACGGCCAGGGCAAGACCAACCTCGTAGAGGCGATCGGCTACCTCGCGACCCTGGGCAGCCACCGGGTCTCCGCGGACGCCCCGCTCGTGCGGATGGGCGCGGACCGGGCGGTCATCCGCGCGGCCGTCACCCAGGGCGAGCGGCAGCAGCTGGTGGAGCTGGAGCTCAATCCCGGCCGGGCGAACCGGGCCCGGATCAACCGTTCCTCGCAGGTCAGGCCGCGGGACGTGCTGGGGATCATACGGACGGTGCTGTTCGCACCGGAGGACCTGGCCCTGGTCAAGGGCGACCCGGGGGAGCGACGGCGTTTCCTGGACGAACTGGTCACGGCCCGCTCGCCCCGGATGGCTGCGGTCCGCTCCGACTACGAGCGGGTGCTCAAGCAGCGCAACACCCTGCTGAAGTCGGCGGCGATGGCCCGTCGGCACGGCGGCCGCTCCCTGGACCTCTCCACCCTCGACGTGTGGGACCAGCACCTCGCGCGCGCCGGGGCGGAGCTCCTCGCGCAGCGCCTCGACCTGATCGCGACCCTGCTGCCGCTGGCGGACAAGGCCTACGAGCAGCTCGCGCCCGGCGGCGGCCCGCTGGGCCTGGCGTACAGGTCCTCGGCCGGCGAGCAGGTGGACAGCGGCGCGGCGCGCACCCGCGAGGCCCTCTACGAGGTGCTGCTGGCCGCGCTGGCCGGGGTGCGCAAGCAGGAGATCGAGCGCGGCGTGACCCTGGTGGGCCCGCACCGCGACGACGTGGTGCTGCGGCTGGGCGAGCTGCCCGCGAAGGGGTACGCGAGCCACGGGGAGTCGTGGTCGTACGCGCTGGCGCTGCGGCTGGCCTCCTACGAGCTGCTGCGCTCCGAGGGCAGCGAGCCGGTGCTGATCCTGGACGACGTGTTCGCCGAGCTGGACGCGCGGCGCCGGGAGCGGCTGGCGGAGCTGGTGGCCCCGGGTGAGCAGGTACTGGTGACGGCGGCGGTCGACGACGACGTCCCGGGGGTGCTGGTGGGAACGCGGTTCGCGGTGTCCGGCGGCGAGGTGACCCGGCTGTGAACGAGCACGCCAAGGACCCGCGGGAGGGCCGCAGGACCCCGGAGGCCTCCGGGGTGGACCTCGCGCGCCAGGCCCTCGCGGCGGCGCGGGAGCAGGCGCGCGCCCGGGGCAACGCGGCCGTCGGGAAGAAGCGCCAGCAGCAGCCGGGGCTGCGCTCGGGAGCCCGTGCGGACGGCCGGGACCCGATGCCGCTCATGGCGGCGCTGGACCGGCTGCGTACCGAACGCGGCTGGGAGATGCCGATGGCGGTGGCGGGCGTGATGGAGCGCTGGCCGGAGATCGTCGGGCCCGAGATCGCGGCCCACTGTGAACCGGAACGCTACGAGGACCGTGAACTCGTCGTGCGGTGCGATTCCTCGGCGTGGGCGGCGCAGCTGAAGCTGCTGGCCCCGCAGCTGGTCGCCCGGCTCAACGCGGACCTGGGGCAGGGCACCGTACGCCTGATCAAGGTGCAGGGACCCGGCGGACGGCCGAAGGGCTACGGGCCGTGGCGGGCGCCGGGCAGCAAGGGCCCGGGCGACACCTACGGCTGATGCCGGGGCCCGCGTGGTCGCCGGTGCGGATACGCAGTGCCTGCTCAGCGGGGTCCGGGAGGTACTCCGGACCCTGTGGAACGTGCTGTTCCGGGTGGCGTCCCTCACGGTAGTCGGAGGTTGACAGCCCGAAGGGCTGGGTGCCCGTGTGAGCCTCTTGGAGCCCCTCCCCGGATGTGGGGAGTCGGAGAGTGGCGGTTCAGGGCGGCACATGCGGACTCAGGTACCGGCAAACCCCCATTCATGTCCGTGGTACCGGTAGACTGGAGGAAATCCCGCCCATTCGCGGGATCACGCAGACAACGCAGATCGACGCGGCCGCTCCCGCCGGCGCACTTGCTGGTCCGGAGTACGGGCTGCGCTGTGCCAGAAAGGGCGCTTCGTGGCCGATTCCGGCGACTCCAACGAGAAGAATTACGACGCCAGTGCGATCCAGGTCCTTGAGGGCCTGGACGCGGTCCGCAAGCGGCCGGGTATGTACATCGGCTCGACGGGCGAGCGTGGTCTGCACCACCTCGTCTACGAGGTCGTCGACAACTCGGTCGACGAGGCGCTGGCCGGGCACGCGGACACCATCGACGTGACGATCCTCGCCGACGGTGGGGTGCGCGTGATCGACAACGGCCGCGGCATCCCGGTCGGCATCGTCCCGTCCGAGGGGAAGCCGGCCGTCGAGGTCGTCCTGACCGTCCTGCACGCGGGCGGCAAGTTCGGCGGCGGCGGCTACGCCGTCTCCGGTGGTCTGCACGGCGTCGGCGTATCCGTCGTGAACGCCCTGTCGACCAAGGTCGCGGTCGAGGTCAAGACGGACGGCCACCGCTGGACCCAGGACTACAAGCTGGGTGTCCCGACGGCCCCGCTGGCCAAGAACGAAGAGACGCAGGAGACC encodes:
- the dnaN gene encoding DNA polymerase III subunit beta; its protein translation is MKIRVERDVLAEAVAWAARSLPARPPVPVLAGLLLKAEEGTLSLSGFDYEVSARVSVEADVEEDGTVLVSGRLLADICRALPNRPVEISTDGVRATVVCGSSRFTLHTLPVEEYPALPQMPTATGTVAGEVFASAAKQVATAAGRDDTLPVLTGVRIEIEGDRVTLASTDRYRFAVREFLWKPENPDASAVALVPAKTLQEIANSLTSGDTVTLALSGSGAGEGLIGFEGAGRRTTTRLLEGDLPKYRTLFPTEFNSVAVIETAPFVEAVKRVALVAERNTPVRLSFEQGVLILEAGSSDDAQAVERVDAQLDGDDISIAFNPTFLLDGLSAIASPVAQLSFTTSTKPALLSGRPAVDAEADEAYKYLIMPVRLSG
- the gnd gene encoding phosphogluconate dehydrogenase (NAD(+)-dependent, decarboxylating) gives rise to the protein MELGLVGLGKMGGNMRERIRRAGHTVIGYDRNPDLADVHSLQELVDSLQAPRVVWVMVPAGAATQSTVDELAELLSPGDIVVDGGNSRWTDDEKHAEELKAKGIGFVDCGVSGGVWGLENGYALMYGGAAEDVARVQPVFDALKPEGDFGAVHAGKVGAGHFAKMVHNGIEYAMMQAYAEGWELLEKVDSVTDVREVFRSWQEGTVIRSWLLDLAVNALDEDEHLEQLRGFAQDSGEGRWTVEAAIDNAVPLPAITASLFARFASRQDDSPQMKMIAALRNQFGGHAVEKK
- the recF gene encoding DNA replication/repair protein RecF (All proteins in this family for which functions are known are DNA-binding proteins that assist the filamentation of RecA onto DNA for the initiation of recombination or recombinational repair.); this translates as MHVSHLSLADFRSYARAEVPLDPGVTAFVGPNGQGKTNLVEAIGYLATLGSHRVSADAPLVRMGADRAVIRAAVTQGERQQLVELELNPGRANRARINRSSQVRPRDVLGIIRTVLFAPEDLALVKGDPGERRRFLDELVTARSPRMAAVRSDYERVLKQRNTLLKSAAMARRHGGRSLDLSTLDVWDQHLARAGAELLAQRLDLIATLLPLADKAYEQLAPGGGPLGLAYRSSAGEQVDSGAARTREALYEVLLAALAGVRKQEIERGVTLVGPHRDDVVLRLGELPAKGYASHGESWSYALALRLASYELLRSEGSEPVLILDDVFAELDARRRERLAELVAPGEQVLVTAAVDDDVPGVLVGTRFAVSGGEVTRL
- a CDS encoding DUF721 domain-containing protein; translation: MNEHAKDPREGRRTPEASGVDLARQALAAAREQARARGNAAVGKKRQQQPGLRSGARADGRDPMPLMAALDRLRTERGWEMPMAVAGVMERWPEIVGPEIAAHCEPERYEDRELVVRCDSSAWAAQLKLLAPQLVARLNADLGQGTVRLIKVQGPGGRPKGYGPWRAPGSKGPGDTYG